The proteins below are encoded in one region of Salvelinus namaycush isolate Seneca chromosome 32, SaNama_1.0, whole genome shotgun sequence:
- the LOC120027255 gene encoding XK-related protein 8-like encodes MLEQLQTCGIEVYSVIMEEDGGSLLFKYPVSDFLLTVSGLVFFLLDVGLAAWAVVSFYQEEDYVFMGLLVFLLLGSSALVQAFSCLWYHYDKDGTETRTESLVKNLCSLKILHLFQMGVYLRYAGVVRISICGFCCGKRYMDGDAVYLTHDLSLLRLIEAFSESTPQLVLMITIIVQRGEVEPITILKALGSASAIAVSVTMYHRSLRSFLPDKAKQGWFSSVVYFLWNLLLIGPRVAAVALLASAFPCFITAHFLSSWMVLFFFAWRLKTDFMDSAGGEWLYRATIGLIWYFSWFNVIKGDTRCQSTLYHTWIGVDIGMLCGLWVWQMKKNPPYLELPLDPYVILGIMISFYIVGLGLKVIYYKYSHPKIT; translated from the exons ATGCTAGAGCAACTGCAAACGTGTGGAATTGAGGTTTACTCAGTCATCATGGAGGAGGACGGGGGAAGCCTTCTCTTCAAGTACCCAGTATCTGACTTCCTGTTGACAGTCAGTGGTCTGGTGTTCTTTCTCCTGGATGTGGGACTGGCCGCGTGGGCGGTGGTGTCTTTTTATCAGGAAGAGGACTATGTGTTCATGGGACTGCTGGTGTTTCTACTCCTAGGTTCCTCAGCCCTGGTCCAGGCTTTCAGCTGTCTGTGGTACCACTATGACAAGGACGGGACTGAGACCAGGACTGAGAGCCTTGTGAAGAACCTCTGCTCTCTCAAGATCCTACATCTTTTCCAGATGGGAGTCTACCTCAG ATATGCTGGTGTGGTGAGGATCTCGATATGTGGCTTCTGCTGTGGAAAGCGTTACATGGACGGCGATGCTGTGTATCTGACCCATGACCTAAGCCTGCTGCGCCTCATCGAGGCTTTCTCTGAGAGCACCCCACAGCTTGTCCTCATGATCACTATCATTGTCCAGAGGGGAGAGGTTGAGCCCATCACAA tcttgAAGGCACTTGGTTCAGCATCTGCCATCGCCGTCAGTGTGACCATGTACCACCGTTCCCTGCGCTCCTTCCTCCCTGACAAGGCCAAGCAGGGCTGGTTCTCCTCCGTGGTCTACTTCCTGTGGAACCTGCTCCTTATTGGTCCACGTGTGGCAGCAGTCGCCCTCCTTGCCTCAGCCTTCCCCTGCTTTATCACTGCCCACTTCCTGTCTTCCTGGATGGTTCTCTTTTTCTTCGCCTGGCGACTCAAGACAGACTTCATGGACAGCGCCGGTGGAGAATGGCTCTACCGGGCCACCATAGGACTCATCTGGTATTTCAGCTGGTTCAATGTGATAAAGGGGGACACCAGGTGCCAGAGCACCCTCTACCACACCTGGATAGGAGTGGATATTGGTATGCTTTGTGGTCTTTGGGTGTGGCAGATGAAGAAGAACCCTCCATATTTAGAACTGCCACTAGATCCCTATGTCATCCTTGGCATTATGATCTCATTCTACATTGTTGGGCTCGGTCTTAAGGTGATATACTACAAGTACAGTCACCCAAAGATCACATAG